TCGGGGATGCGGCGACCCTGCGTGCGCTGGGACGCAGGGCACGGTACCTCAGGCCCGAGTTCCACGTTTCGGTCGTGCAACCTGGTGTTTCCAAGCGCAGGATCTCCGATGCTCAGTTGAATCTGCTCGCTGTCACCGAGCTGTACTTGCAGGAAACCTACGGCATCACGTTCAGCGTGATCACGAGTGATTGAGCCTTCGGTGCGTGGGGCACCAGTGTGGGTTCTCGACGGTTTCGAAGCCCGCCCACCGCACCCTCAAGGGTGCCGACTGAACCCACGGGTTCTCGGTCTGTGCTTACAGCGCCCGGGCGATGGCCTCCACAGCACGCAACCCCTGTCCGAAGCGGGCCATCGCCTCGCGGTGCCGCTCCAGCTCGCTGTAGGGCAGGTAGCGCATGTTCAGGTGGGACACCGCTTGGAAGGCGGGGCGGCGCAACTGGTCGCGCACGTCCGCCTCCCGGCCGTCGGGGGCCACCAGGTAGAGGCCCTGGACCGCCCGCTCGGGGGCGCCCAGGGCCAGGTCGAGCATTCGCACGATCCCCGAGTAGATCGAGGTCGTGTGCTCCACCTCAAAGGCCGCCGCCGGGGCCAGCGTCCCCCGCTCGAACCACACCACGTCGATCAACCGCACCGCGTCCGCCCCGGGTGTGCCCGCGATCCCGGGCGGAAGGGTGTCGAGGCACCCGTCGCCCAGCTTGCCCCCCGCGTAAGGGCGGGAGCGGTCGTTCGCGGCGATCCACACGTCGAAGCCCAGCGCCCGGCCCAGGTCGCGCAGCCAGCCCTGCACCTCGGTGTGGGTCCGGTCCCCCTCCCGGGCCGCGGCCAGCGCCTTGCTGGCGCTCGCCGACTCTTCCCGCACCTTCGCCAGGTCCGCCTGCCAGGCACTCAGCGCCGCCCCGTCATCCTCACGGGGCGGGGGCGTGTATCGCCCGCTGCCCAGGTCGAAGAGCAGCCCCGCCACGGCGCCCAGGTCGTTGGACAGCAGGCCCCGGTGCGTCCCGTTCAGCCGCAGCATCCCCTCCCGCAGCGCCAGGTACTCCTCCCACTTTCCGAGCTTCACCTTCGCCCCGGTCAGGGCGTTGTAGCCGTTCACGATGGCGGTGTTGAAGGGCGGCATATAGGTGGGGTGCAGGAAGTACAGCAGATTGGCGGCCGCCGGGCCCAGGCCCTTGATGGCCCGGCGGTCGAGATCGCGGATGGCGCGGATCAGGTCGTCACTGCCGGTGCAGCAGGCGCAGGTGTCGAGGAAGCGCCCGAAGGCCTTCTGGTTGTCGGGGCTCTCGTAGATGTCGGGGATGCGCAGCTTGGGCTTCCACAGGAAGGCATGGTCGGCACCCTTGAAGATCTGGCGCTGCTCGGCGATGGAATGTACCACCGTCTC
This is a stretch of genomic DNA from Deinococcus aerius. It encodes these proteins:
- a CDS encoding type II restriction endonuclease, whose protein sequence is MQTLDTLIRHWRDDPGATYRTWFLWEERLKNFRSIRRGLQTVVKEIEAGSFGTQYRGSSLETVVHSIAEQRQIFKGADHAFLWKPKLRIPDIYESPDNQKAFGRFLDTCACCTGSDDLIRAIRDLDRRAIKGLGPAAANLLYFLHPTYMPPFNTAIVNGYNALTGAKVKLGKWEEYLALREGMLRLNGTHRGLLSNDLGAVAGLLFDLGSGRYTPPPREDDGAALSAWQADLAKVREESASASKALAAAREGDRTHTEVQGWLRDLGRALGFDVWIAANDRSRPYAGGKLGDGCLDTLPPGIAGTPGADAVRLIDVVWFERGTLAPAAAFEVEHTTSIYSGIVRMLDLALGAPERAVQGLYLVAPDGREADVRDQLRRPAFQAVSHLNMRYLPYSELERHREAMARFGQGLRAVEAIARAL